Proteins encoded by one window of Dietzia sp. B32:
- a CDS encoding SDR family oxidoreductase, which produces MSRRRIKDYRGRVCVVTGAASGIGRAAALRLAREGARLVLTDINAEGLTAAEQDCRDAGAPVLLAEMVDLTDHEAVMAFGERVMAGSGAPDAIFHVAGNSAWGRPDLLEHRVWRSMVEVNLMGTIHVVEAFVPAMMAARRPGALVMVSSAAGLLGLPWHAAYSAAKFGIRGIAEVLRFDLAPYDIGVHLVCPGGVDTPLVETVEIAGVDRSDPEVARTVDQFRRHAVTPDEAAEKMLAGVRKGRYIVYTSPDVRLGFAAQKFAPPLYGLAMRALQRRLTKAGRGILP; this is translated from the coding sequence ATGTCGAGGCGACGGATCAAGGACTACCGGGGCAGGGTCTGCGTGGTGACCGGCGCGGCCAGCGGGATCGGCCGTGCGGCGGCCCTCCGGCTCGCGCGGGAGGGGGCCCGATTGGTGCTCACCGACATCAACGCCGAGGGGCTGACCGCCGCCGAGCAGGACTGCAGGGACGCCGGTGCGCCCGTGCTTCTCGCCGAGATGGTCGACCTCACCGACCACGAGGCCGTGATGGCGTTCGGGGAGCGCGTCATGGCCGGAAGCGGTGCGCCCGACGCGATCTTCCACGTGGCCGGCAACTCGGCGTGGGGCCGCCCGGATCTGCTGGAGCACCGGGTCTGGCGTTCGATGGTCGAGGTCAACCTCATGGGCACCATCCACGTCGTCGAGGCGTTCGTGCCGGCGATGATGGCCGCCCGCAGGCCCGGGGCGCTCGTCATGGTCTCGTCCGCCGCCGGTCTGCTCGGCCTGCCGTGGCACGCCGCCTACAGTGCCGCCAAGTTCGGGATCCGCGGCATCGCCGAGGTGCTGCGCTTCGACCTGGCGCCGTACGACATCGGCGTGCACCTCGTCTGCCCCGGCGGCGTCGACACCCCGCTCGTGGAGACCGTCGAGATCGCCGGCGTCGACAGGTCCGATCCGGAGGTGGCCAGGACCGTCGACCAGTTCCGGCGCCACGCGGTGACCCCTGACGAGGCCGCCGAGAAGATGCTCGCGGGAGTGCGCAAGGGGCGCTACATCGTCTACACGTCCCCGGACGTCCGTCTCGGCTTCGCGGCACAGAAGTTCGCGCCGCCGCTGTACGGACTCGCGATGAGAGCGCTCCAGCGGCGGCTCACCAAGGCCGGCCGGGGCATCCTCCCGTGA
- a CDS encoding NADH:flavin oxidoreductase: protein MSLAPGTPAPDVFSPGKIGNVTLRNRIVKAATFEGRCPKGRITDELIEFHAEYARGGVGMTTVAYLATSPEGRTDKHQYHWGMDDGGMLRKLTDAVHAEGAAISAQVGHAGAVANGSSNGLPPLGPSRIPAPTGLAITKACTEADIDRIVEDHVRAARGAHEAGFDAIEVHFGHNYLVSEFLSPKLNRRKDSYGGSLENRARFARRIGRAIRDAMGDKIAVTIKLNMDDGVPGGFWIDEARQVAQWLEQDGSADALVMTVGSSLLNPIYLFKGAAPLEEFAATQPAVIKMGMKIVGPKMFKEYPYTDAYMFDDARQIREAVDLPMMLLGGIVDRPSIDKAMGAGFEFVAMGRGLLREPDLPNKLKEDDRRRSLCVHCNRCMATIYSGSRCVLREYVPPIPARGGHDTLQPTRLTPPV from the coding sequence TCTTCAGCCCCGGCAAGATCGGCAACGTGACGCTGCGTAACCGCATCGTCAAGGCCGCGACCTTCGAGGGGCGTTGTCCCAAGGGGCGGATCACCGACGAGCTCATCGAGTTCCACGCCGAGTACGCGCGCGGCGGCGTGGGGATGACGACCGTCGCCTATCTCGCGACCTCCCCCGAGGGCCGCACCGACAAGCACCAGTATCACTGGGGCATGGACGACGGCGGGATGCTGCGCAAGCTCACCGACGCCGTGCACGCCGAGGGCGCCGCGATCTCGGCCCAGGTCGGACACGCCGGGGCCGTGGCCAACGGTTCGTCCAACGGGCTGCCCCCGCTCGGGCCGTCCCGGATCCCGGCTCCCACCGGGCTGGCGATCACCAAGGCGTGCACCGAGGCCGACATCGACCGGATCGTGGAGGACCACGTCCGCGCCGCGCGCGGGGCCCACGAGGCCGGGTTCGACGCCATCGAGGTGCACTTCGGCCACAATTACCTGGTCAGTGAGTTCCTCAGCCCCAAACTCAACCGGCGCAAGGACTCCTACGGTGGATCGCTGGAGAACCGCGCCCGCTTCGCCCGGCGCATCGGCCGCGCCATCCGGGATGCCATGGGCGACAAGATCGCGGTGACCATCAAGCTCAACATGGACGACGGGGTGCCCGGCGGGTTCTGGATCGACGAGGCCCGCCAGGTCGCCCAGTGGCTCGAGCAGGACGGCTCCGCCGACGCGTTGGTGATGACGGTCGGCAGCTCCCTGCTCAACCCCATCTACCTGTTCAAGGGCGCCGCGCCTCTGGAGGAGTTCGCCGCCACCCAGCCCGCGGTGATCAAGATGGGCATGAAGATCGTGGGCCCCAAGATGTTCAAGGAGTACCCGTACACCGACGCGTACATGTTCGACGACGCCCGACAGATCCGCGAGGCCGTGGACCTGCCGATGATGCTGCTCGGCGGCATCGTCGACCGCCCGTCCATCGACAAGGCGATGGGTGCCGGCTTCGAGTTCGTCGCGATGGGCCGTGGTCTGCTGCGCGAGCCCGACCTGCCGAACAAGCTCAAGGAGGACGACCGGCGTCGATCCCTGTGCGTGCACTGCAACCGCTGTATGGCCACCATCTACAGCGGCAGCCGCTGCGTGCTGCGTGAGTACGTCCCGCCCATCCCCGCCCGCGGCGGCCACGACACACTGCAGCCGACCCGACTCACCCCACCCGTCTAG